One window of Manihot esculenta cultivar AM560-2 chromosome 17, M.esculenta_v8, whole genome shotgun sequence genomic DNA carries:
- the LOC110605544 gene encoding protein RGF1 INDUCIBLE TRANSCRIPTION FACTOR 1 isoform X2: MKSDWLSRLLQSKFFTSCDDHQGLRKNEKNVFCIDCNREFCRHCVKSHCLHRQLQICKYVYHNVVRLQDIQKYLDCSRIQTYKINGEKAVHLNPRPQSRDAKPSTKARFGGSCESCGRYIQDLPNRFCCIACKFSAVLVKPKALTFTIQEFSDLSWKQNYNEETQSNDEKSSSSSSSSPSSSSSFSLTEISEETQGWLSSTLKPRRQLHKRKGIPRRAPFC, from the exons ATGAAATCAGATTGGTTGAGTAGACTTTTGCAGAGCAAATTCTTTACTTCTTGTGATGATCATCAAGGACTGAGAAAGAATGAGAAAAATGTATTCTGCATAGATTGCAATCGTGAATTTTGCAGGCATTGTGTGAAGTCTCACTGCCTTCATCGCCAACTTCAGATCTGCAAATATGTGTATCATAATGTTGTAAGGCTGCAAGACATTCAGAAATATCTCGACTGCTCTAGAATTCAG ACATACAAGATCAATGGAGAAAAAGCTGTGCACTTGAATCCGAGACCTCAATCCAGAGATGCAAAACCATCAACCAAAGCAAGATTTGGTGGTTCCTGTGAATCATGTGGGAGATATATACAAGACTTGCCTAATCGCTTTTGCTGTATTGCATGCAAG ttctcAGCTGTTTTAGTGAAGCCTAAAGCCTTAACCTTCACAATTCAAGAATTCTCAGACCTTTCTTGGAAGCAAAACTACAATGAAGAAACACAGTCAAATGATGAGAAATCGTCATCGTCATCGTCATCATCGCCTTCGTCGTCATCGTCTTTTTCACTCACTGAGATATCTGAGGAAACTCAAGGATGGCTGAGTTCAACATTGAAGCCAAGAAGACAATTGCATAAGAGAAAAGGAATCCCTCGCAGAGCTCCTTTCTGTTAA
- the LOC110605544 gene encoding protein RGF1 INDUCIBLE TRANSCRIPTION FACTOR 1 isoform X1 codes for MIGCKLYIKMKSDWLSRLLQSKFFTSCDDHQGLRKNEKNVFCIDCNREFCRHCVKSHCLHRQLQICKYVYHNVVRLQDIQKYLDCSRIQTYKINGEKAVHLNPRPQSRDAKPSTKARFGGSCESCGRYIQDLPNRFCCIACKFSAVLVKPKALTFTIQEFSDLSWKQNYNEETQSNDEKSSSSSSSSPSSSSSFSLTEISEETQGWLSSTLKPRRQLHKRKGIPRRAPFC; via the exons ATG ATAGGATGCAAGCTTTATATAAAGATGAAATCAGATTGGTTGAGTAGACTTTTGCAGAGCAAATTCTTTACTTCTTGTGATGATCATCAAGGACTGAGAAAGAATGAGAAAAATGTATTCTGCATAGATTGCAATCGTGAATTTTGCAGGCATTGTGTGAAGTCTCACTGCCTTCATCGCCAACTTCAGATCTGCAAATATGTGTATCATAATGTTGTAAGGCTGCAAGACATTCAGAAATATCTCGACTGCTCTAGAATTCAG ACATACAAGATCAATGGAGAAAAAGCTGTGCACTTGAATCCGAGACCTCAATCCAGAGATGCAAAACCATCAACCAAAGCAAGATTTGGTGGTTCCTGTGAATCATGTGGGAGATATATACAAGACTTGCCTAATCGCTTTTGCTGTATTGCATGCAAG ttctcAGCTGTTTTAGTGAAGCCTAAAGCCTTAACCTTCACAATTCAAGAATTCTCAGACCTTTCTTGGAAGCAAAACTACAATGAAGAAACACAGTCAAATGATGAGAAATCGTCATCGTCATCGTCATCATCGCCTTCGTCGTCATCGTCTTTTTCACTCACTGAGATATCTGAGGAAACTCAAGGATGGCTGAGTTCAACATTGAAGCCAAGAAGACAATTGCATAAGAGAAAAGGAATCCCTCGCAGAGCTCCTTTCTGTTAA